TACATTATTCAGACTTTTTGTAGTAGAGAGAGACTTGGAATCTAAAATGATTTTTGCTAAAAATGTACTAACTTTGCTAAATATGTGTCCAGTGGTTGCGAGTCAGATGCTGGGTCTTTCTTCCGTATTTTACTCGTATCTGAGCTTCCCACTCATGCAGCTTCTCCCGATCCCAGGCCAAAAGTTACTGGTTGGGCCCAAGTTATTCCAAGGAGGGTCCTGAAAGCAACGACATCCGTCGCACCAACGTCCCTGATATCCGTGTGGCCTACCGCAGCGAGACACTCTGTGAGGAGCTTCATCTCATCACTCATGCCGTGCGCACAGAAGAGCCTGACACTATTGATGAGGAGGACTCTCTGTCCATGGGCCCTCTGCCGGGTCAGAGCTGAAATCACAATCATTCGGTCTCTTCCTGTAAACCCCCAGCCCTGTGGTCCACCTAGCATGACACTGAAGACACGTGGTGTGAGAGTAATTCTGCTGTTCattctacatacagtataaacaccaCCGACCGTCACTATAGAAGTAAAGCGCACACTGACAACTACACAGGTATCGAAAAGCCTAAGATACAGTGCTGCCCGAGCAGTTCAGCTTCGACATTCTTCAGCTGCTTGTGTCAGAATCGTTTTTCCGCTACAGAAAGGATTCTGAATCCATattattgttacatttttttaattcatatttgaGGTTTTCcccaccgtttttttttttttttttaccagtcaGTATGAGGACGGTTAGCAGGGATGACCAGTACCAGGGGTTTTTGTGTGAATCAACATAGGGAAACACTAGAAGCCAGTGTTTACCTCACCAGACACACTTCAGGACAACACTCTTTTTGTTAGTCCACGAGTTTGACTGTCCACCCTGTCCTGCCACAGCCATCAAATGATCCCTGTgatgttttctgtcattaaGTGGTATATTTTCCTCAGAGATATTACATAGTGTGTAGTATCTCTGTAGTATTTATAGAAAAACTAGCAAACAGTAGATTTAAACTTTCTTAACCGTAAACCAGTTCTGAATGTTCTCATCTTCCACTTTACAGTCATGCTGCTTAAATAACCTTAGTGAATCTATCAACTTCATAATACAAACTTAAAATTATTACAGATGCAGTTTTATTGGAAGAATTCTGTGAGATTGTTGGTGAAGGTGGGACAAGAATACACAACAAACTTTGACAAGTGGCTTAAAGCTTGAAGAGACTAATTTAGAGTCCAATAACAAGAGGGGATAGCTTCTGTCTGAATGCTGCAGTACTGAATATCGGCCACGCATGGTGCTTGGTTTGGTTTCAGATCATTTATTTGCCAAGTTGCACACACAGAGTCGTTCTTCCGTGATTTCTGTCAGCTCCTGCATAAACAGAAAACTCCATAGACCTCAAGTTAAAGAGAGAAGCAGACCTTCTATGGTTGACTGCAAACATTCCATGAAGCAAGCAGTTTGAgctagagagaaaaaagttccagtaaatgtagaaaatcattttgttttgatatttctgtGAGAGATGTAAAGGGGAAGTGCGCATTGTAAGTTTTAACCTAAGCGAAAGTAATTGTGGACGAATTCAGCACCGCCTTAGGAGAAAGCCCCCACCGTTACCTCACTGTGGCCATGAACATTTGGGCCCTCTGTCGCTCTGAGGGCCCTGATGATGCTCATTCCTTCCCCAGTGAACGAACTAGAAAGTCTTGAGTTTTTTCCCTTTGCATGCAGTGCACTGTACATACGCACCAAGCGAAGAATTCACAGtgccttttcatttttagctgTGGACACTGCATGCTTATGTTGCTCTTCTCTTCATACTGTTTCCATGTATAAAGGTTTGCTCTTTATCACGCAACAAGTATTGCATATTGTTTTCCTCAGTCATATACAGTAGGCATCTATGCCAGTGTAAAATCCACACTGATGGAACTGAAGCCTCCTAGCTACATGCTTGGTGTAAAGTAGCGTTTACCTTGGCCTTCATCTGAGGAggaaattggatttttttctagTTCTCGGCTTATAAGTGCTTTTTTGCATGCCTGCATGAATAATGGATGACAGGAGAGAATGAGTTGTTTACAGCAAGCTGTAATGTAAAGCAATCTAAACTAATTCAGGGCTGCCGACCAGCTTCCGAATCAGAAATCTGTTTGCCGTGAATATTACGGCGAACAGATTTAAACTCAGCATTGTTCACCATGTAGACATGAGCAAACCGTGCTAGGGCATGGATAAGACTGTTGCATGGTTCTtgtagcatttattttgaactCGCCCCAAATCCGGTTAAAGCTGGGATCACACGCCTCAGATTTTTGTATGGTATACTCATCGTGTGGTCACACTACTCTGCCTACCCTTGGACACTGTCCAACCTCCCATTAAACTGTGAGCATTCTTCTTAAATGGAGACCCTACTGTTGCGTAATACACAATGTCAAGACTAGTAAATAATGAATCAGAAAATCAGCCTTTATTTGAATAACCAACTGTAATGTTTTGGGATATATACATGTTTGCTTCATAGATGATTAGGATGAAAGATGAGGCTTCATCTTTGTTCAACAAGAGTACAGTAGCTTATAAGTGCACTGGAGTTTTGTGCTGAACACGGTGGAATAGGTGTGATTGTTGGATTTCACTtataaagtgtatttttttaaaggcgATATAGAGATAAGAAATTTTATATTCACAATATATTGATGTCAAGGTTTAACACGTAGTTTTGTTGCCATTTATAATTGTAGATAAGTGAGATGTCATGAAAATAGAGTTTTTTTCAATGCGGTTTTCCTGTTGTTagcctttttaatttgttaaagtAACTAACTGGACACAATATTTTAGTGTCATTTCGGCCTATTTAATGTAACAGTAACTGTTTTccctgatgttttcttttttattcatggCAGTTCTCATTGTTTTCATACACCTGTACCCTTCGTGATAGAAAGGTACACAATTGATACCTCTTATTTTAAAGCCAAAAGTTGTCTTTACAGTAGCCAGTCAGACACCAACCTTTATTCTACAGCAGTTTAGTTGAATGCAAACGAATGACTGTTTTCAACTGTTGCTCTGTGAAAACCTCAGTCCTTTTCACTTGGGCTCAAACGAGTGAGGGACTTTGATGGACACCGACTTGCCCTGATACCATCAGCACACAGGCTGAAGGACAAAGTATATTCGAGTATATTTCTGTTTAATCACTGCAGCTTAATTTCCTTATTGGCCCTTTACTAGTTACAATGTTTAACAACCACCTTGTTGACTACTTTGTAACACTTTGTAAGGTAATTTTGGGAATAAGTTGATGACAGTGTACCCTGCTGTGATATGTTATCACTGAGAGACAATTATGATCTGGACTGACCTGAACCTTTTCCATCCATTCAGTTTCCATCCATTCGGCGTCAGAACTTGTTGTTTACTGTGTTGATGTCCAGTTCATGTCATCTTTTACAGTCACCTCAGAGCCACTCATCCGTGCAATCACAGCATAGTGCACCCTACCTCACAAATACTAATCTCTTAGAATTGTTCAGATAATTGCAGGTCTGTCTTGTCCTCAGCAACAGCAGGGCTGCAACCtatcattattttcactattgacGAATCTactgatcattttctcaatcaaccggttggtctataaaatgagaaaatggtgaaaaatgcccagtTTAACTTGCACTCCATAGTGCAAGTTGATGTAATCAGATGGATTGTTTCATCCAACCAACAacccaaaaccccaaaatatctGGTTCACCatgatagaaaacaaaaatgaagcaaaaaatcTTTACGTTTGAGAAGCTTGAATCTGTGAatcattttgcttgaaaaattatttaaaagatcAAGCGATCATCACaattgttgctgattatttttctgtcagtcaactaatcgCTTAATCCCAGTAAATAATGGCAAAGTAGAAACAATTCACAAGAGAAAAGAATGGTAGAAAATATTCAAAGATACTATTGATTGTTCCCTGAGCACTAACACAGTGATTATTTGGATgccaacacaaaaacattacaattatTCAAATATATTATTCACAGATTGATAGTTTACTATCTTCATGAACAATTTGTGTGGTGAAGACATTCAGCTTGATTTATCTCTGTGTACTTGCTTCGCTGGGCACTAATTATGAAGTATTCTGATGCTCACAGTCTAGTTGTGCTTGTGTTCGGTTGATATTTTTTCTAGtatctttgtttttacagtcttttttgtttttacttttgcctAGTTTTGTGTCCATTGGTCTGTAGCCATATTATTGCCTGAAATGGATTGCCAGTGTTTTACAGATTGAAATGCTTCTGCTAAGGTTCATGTTTAACGTCTtaacaatgaaataaagcaTGTTTATTCACTGAGTCATTGTGTTTTACTGAAGATTACTTATTTACAGATTACATAATTACCACATAGACCAGGCTCCCACTTGTCGTTACAGAAATCACATCGTTATACTCAGACGTATTATAGCACATCAGCTCGGTACTACTGGCTATGTTGTCTACTGTACTTTAATTTACACCTGATTATAATTACATGTTGACATTTCTGAATGATGCCAGACTACTTTACTAATATACATTGCAAAATGACATGTCAAACACACTGTAAACCTAATCTCACTTTTTATTAGGTAATTTTAGTTGCAGGCTTAAAGTGTCTaaccactcctcctcctcctgcttcgTTGATGTCCTCTTGTTGGTCTCACTTAATTGGCAGCCTGCAGCGttgaaacattaaacaaaacagagaggtgCCTGCGTTTACAACAGCATTTATCATTTGGATAATAATAAATCTCCAGACAGACAGTAGAGACAAATGACGCTGCACTTTGGTCTGTAACTTACAGCCATGGCGGACTTGACTGCTTGTAACTGGAAGAAGACCCGTCCTCCTTCCTCTGGACACACTGTCTTCAGTTCCTCTCTGGTCATCCCCAGGAGCATAGAGCCGCTCAGCCCGCCCAAACAGCGTACAGTGCTGCAAGAGATCAATTAGTAATATTGATTTTTCAATAATAGTACTATTGATATCTCATTCATTAATACTAGGGTTCATTCGAGCAGGAAAAGTGTTACCTAACTAAGCTGTAACATGTCGGTTGAGTGCAGGTTTTTATAATTGATTGCTGAAGTTCATTTGTAAAACACCCTCATAATTCTGCCCAGGtattaaaggggcattccaacaatttttttttattttattacactaCAATAAAGGTAGGGAGCTCACAAGAGACAAAAATGACGCAGCAGACGTCAAGAGACCCGGACTTTCAGTCCCTAGAATGGGTccagctccaaaaacactggatcctacatttcccataatccAACTCCATAGAATCTGTCATTAGACTCTCTTTCAAACCCCACAGTCTGCAAAACTTTCTGCTCAATATTTTAAGTCTGAAGCCTGAGCcaagataagataaaatgaccctgatgacatcattcGGGTTATTTTAACCcggatgacatcatcagggttattttcatCAGGGTTTCCTCAAACTTTGGAAGGCGCACTCcaaacccacagaaaacatTACACAACCGTCTTTACAGGCTGTGCGGTGCTCCCCGTGACAAGTGAGCtgatcttcatgtgtaaaatcggtgGCATGCCCCTCAACAATgcaaaaacaatagaaacaagTACACTTAGACTCTGTGGGTATGTTATGCAGATTTACACGCTAAAATGAGGACTTTTAAAATTCACCACTAAGTAGTACAtttcagacacagaaacatattGTTAGTGGAAATTACATTATCATACATAATTAAAGCATTGATGAGATTATTTTAACTTGTAAATTCAGTCATAAATGTACGTGCATCTTTAAAGCTGATTGAAGTCTATAACACTATACTAGATAACAATTGTTATTAAATTCAATAACTGTGTACTTACATTTTAGTAAAGCCCTTGTCTTCAAGCCAGGCTTTCACTTCTGCAGGCTTGGACTTCTTTGTTAGAAGAGGAGAACCTCCAGCTTGCTaagaaaacagaacataaatGATACTTagacattatattattattattattattattattattattattattttcgtACCATCAGCCTGTAATCCAATGTTACAGAGCTGTCTTTCTGTTAGCAAATGATGTTGTTTAAATAAAGCTTGTTGAGTGAGCcacattttacattatgtaaAAATTCTGgtcatatttaaatattttttctttttttgccaccAGGATCACCCAGTGACTTCTtcagtttttcaggttttccacAGCACTACGTTTAAGCTGACCTGCACTGTTCTAGTATTTTTGCTTCGGGGTAAGCACCTTGTCAGGCTGTTCGTCATGAACCTCTAAGACGTTACTGGGTACGAAGCCCTCCTCACCCCTGCTGTTCctcactttccaccactgcttcgAAATGTCCAGCAGCTGTGGATGGACAAAGCACAGAAGAGCCATGGTGCTGAAGAATTATGGGACTCTCTAACTGGGTGCCActtgttacaaaaaaagaacaggatgAGTAGTTGGTTAATGTCACTAAAGCTCACCTCAACTATTTCTCCTTTGTTGATGGTGAGCTCTTTGTGGTTTCTTGAAATGAAGTCATACATAACACACATGCTGAAAAATTGCATCAAAAACTTAGAACGGTTAGgtttaaaatgtttccattaTGCTGAATTATTCTCGGTGTGCTTGTGCATACCATTCTTTCCTCGGGTGATGTGGTCGTGTCCAGTTGGCTGAAGTCTGCACAGAAAAAGTAAATGGtcttgttatgttttttcaCTTGTCTTTTTCGATAACTTAAGCTAGAATTAAGACCCTGTGGGGAGTCATACTGATCACAAGCTACCTGTCCGTCTGCACTGGTTTCATACTGAATGTTTGACACAGGTTCACTGATTGCAGGTGCTGCTGTTACTTCAGGGGGTTGCCAGCCGTCAAAGAACTCCAGAGTGTATGTTGGGATGTCCTCGTTATCCTCCGGCCATTTGGTACTGGTGATATTGTCAAAATCATACCTAATTATCATCCTGGTACTatatcacatacacacagcaggCTGACACACTtaagtgaacaaaaaaatagaaaaaaaaggaaaaatgcaagCATAAAAATCAAGCGGTGGTATAATGAGAGTTTGCAAATAATAAAAGGAACAGCTTATTAGGTCCAACACTGTCCAGGGTCCCACCTGGGGATGTTCCAGGCGTCACCTAGAGACTGCCACAGCTGGTCCTCCTCTGTGGATGCCTCCTCACTCATGAGACAGATACACTGAGGCGTCAGCAATGGAGCCACGATGGTCGGCGGCAGATCCTCAGGACAGTGAGGTATCACCTGGTGAGGAAAAGGGATAATCAATCGTCTAACAAAAATAAGTGCAGTATGGCGGCTCTGTGCACCTCCAGTCCTGTACTGGGCAAGGTGCAAAGCTCCGTATTTATAAAAATGCGAGCAGAAAAGGAACAGGAAGCGCACCGAATTACAGCTCCTACAATACAGACCTCTTTGTCAACCAGTAAAGCTCACAATTTACATGAAATGAGCCAAGATTTCTTCATAAACAACTGATtttataacatatatatataaaatagaaaatccgttaattttaaagaaaaaaattcagagcaaaataaaatgaagtggCTCTAATTCAACAACCTGAACCTGAAAagctgatttaaaacaaaaagcgTCCGTTTCAACCTGACATGGCTTTTAATATGAAGATTTATAATGATGGATGTGATGGCGTTTGACATGACATGTGTTGAAGTTACTCAAAATTACAACCATTAAGAATTATTCAAATTTAAGAGAGATGCACTGACTTACGAATGCTAATGTGGAGAAGAAGGAGTGAACAAATGCAGGAGCACTGGGGTTATTAATCTTGCCGTTGAGCTCCACCTGtcaaagttaaaacattttcatatccAACACACAGCAGCAATACCGTGACACATACCATACATCACAGAGTGAACAGGAATAACGCCGGCCAAGAGGACAGTGTGTAAACGCGATGGACGACACGTACCAGAAGGTTGAAACCACATTTGATCTTATGGAGACATGCTGCAAATTCTTCTGTAGACGGCATGCCGTCCatgtctaaaaaaaatcaaaatgtatacATGTTGAAGCCTTCACAACCGACGATATTTTggacattgaaaaaaaaaaaaatctatgctGTGTACTGGCATTTAGATACACCCTACATGTATGTCTGCACTAAATTTGTGCCTGAAATgaccttttcccttttttcttttcttctttttctttgcatttttagctgctgctgcagctactTGTCCCATGAAGATTTCAATGTCACTTAGAATATGGTTCAGGATATCCtgtaaagaaagacagaaggaggatgaggaaaaTCGTTTCCACATTCTTCTTCGCTTAAATGGCACttaacatgttttctgtttcaaatcTGCAAAAGCCAGGACATGTCACAGGTCTTCAGTGCATCGGCTGTCACGTTTCCTGTCTCATGGGTGTATGAGGGACACTAACCACACTCCTGTCCAGCTCTGTGTACGGGCGTGGAGGATGCAAaggttcttcttcttcttcttcagctctgGAGGGCTTTGGCAATGGTACCTCCTCTCTGGAAAGTgaagcctcctcctcctcctcttccccctgaGGCACAACCAGTTCAGGTTCCTGGATGTCATCCTCTTCTATAcgtacaaacaaaaaaagaatgaaacgATTTGTACTGATTTTGACGGCATCATTAATAATCAGTGCAGCAGTCGTATGTGTCCTGTTACAGCCTCACCATAGTCAGGGGCCGTCCACTGGGGCGCTGGGTGCACTGCAGGGCTCTGCTCTTTAGGTTCAGAGGTTGTTGCAGCATTACGATAGTTTTTCACTCCTTCGTGACCAGCTGTAAGTCCTTCCCAGCTGCTCCAAAAACGTgtgagaggcaaaaaaaaaatcagtaaagcttctaatgtacagtatttgctgAGTGAAACTACCATTGGCTCTTACCTGAAGCTTGGATCCTCTCTCCTGCGTGACAGTGCTTGTGAGAGATCCCTTTGAACATAGTCCGCCTACGGATAAcgaaaaaaacattcactccCTCACTCTCATTCCCTTATCAGTCACAAACAGCCATCTCCACGGGTTTGTCCTCACCCTGACATCCTCACACTGGAACAGGAAGACAGTGGTGGTCTTTTTGCTCCCGGGCTGTACTGACATAGTGAGCAGGGATTTAAACACCCCAGTGTCCAGCACAGCTTTTAGCTCCAAGATGTCACTTAGAGCCATGGACTCCAGCTCAtcctggaaaaaacaaaaaaaaccccacagcagtatgatttttttataaacaaaagttgtcaaatttaaatatggaTTGTAATATTCTTTGTTGTTAATTGTTTAGAGACAATCTATGAGAGAGCACTCCCGTAGGTCTCGTGCTGTTCACCTTGGTCTCAGTGTCTTTGAGCAGCAGGTTGACACCGCGCACCTCCAGCAGCATGTTCTGACCCCACACACGACCCATCCCGTCCAGCAGCTTCAGACGCTCCACGCAGTCGGCTACGCTCCTCAACTCCTTCCCATCCAGGTCACAAGTGAACAAGTGCTATGGCAcagttgcatttaaaaaaaaacaacattataatTGGCATGATTCAGAATGGGTCACATTCATATGGATGAAGATAAGGTTACATATGATACCTCCACTCTGTACTGAAACCTGTCCATCATCTTGTTCAGAGACGCTGTGTACTCCTTCCTTTGCACTGTTGAAACATAAAGCAACATAGAGCTCCGTATTATTCctgaaattaaactgaaaaatcccTTGTTA
This genomic interval from Xiphias gladius isolate SHS-SW01 ecotype Sanya breed wild chromosome 21, ASM1685928v1, whole genome shotgun sequence contains the following:
- the eps8l3a gene encoding epidermal growth factor receptor kinase substrate 8-like protein 3, with protein sequence MFRSHSPFGNDTSSYAGSIQSNGYSTMDEVSSEVSGLSRPSAKSIYLQRKEYTASLNKMMDRFQYRVEHLFTCDLDGKELRSVADCVERLKLLDGMGRVWGQNMLLEVRGVNLLLKDTETKDELESMALSDILELKAVLDTGVFKSLLTMSVQPGSKKTTTVFLFQCEDVRADYVQRDLSQALSRRREDPSFSWEGLTAGHEGVKNYRNAATTSEPKEQSPAVHPAPQWTAPDYEEDDIQEPELVVPQGEEEEEEASLSREEVPLPKPSRAEEEEEEPLHPPRPYTELDRSVDILNHILSDIEIFMGQVAAAAAKNAKKKKKRKKGKDMDGMPSTEEFAACLHKIKCGFNLLVELNGKINNPSAPAFVHSFFSTLAFVIPHCPEDLPPTIVAPLLTPQCICLMSEEASTEEDQLWQSLGDAWNIPSTKWPEDNEDIPTYTLEFFDGWQPPEVTAAPAISEPVSNIQYETSADGQTSANWTRPHHPRKECMCVMYDFISRNHKELTINKGEIVELLDISKQWWKVRNSRGEEGFVPSNVLEVHDEQPDKQAGGSPLLTKKSKPAEVKAWLEDKGFTKITVRCLGGLSGSMLLGMTREELKTVCPEEGGRVFFQLQAVKSAMAAAN